The following are encoded together in the Salvia hispanica cultivar TCC Black 2014 chromosome 6, UniMelb_Shisp_WGS_1.0, whole genome shotgun sequence genome:
- the LOC125193039 gene encoding glycerate dehydrogenase HPR, peroxisomal translates to MARPLQVEVYNPNGKYRVVSTKSMPGTRWIKLLVDQDCRLEICTEKKTILSVEDIISLIGNKCDGVIGQLTEDWGEKLFSALSRAGGTAFSNMAVGYNNVDVDAANKYGVAVGNTPGVLTETTAELAASLSLAAARRIVEADEFMRGGLYDGWLPHLFVGNLLKGQTVGVIGAGRIGSAYARMMVEGFKMNLIYFDLYQSTRLEKFVTAYGQFLKANGEQPVTWRRASSMDEVLREADVISLHPVLDKTTYHLVNKERLGKMKKEAILINCSRGPVIDEAALVDHLRQNPMFRVGLDVFEEEPYMKPGLAEMKNAIVVPHIASASKWTREGMATLAALNVLGKIKNYPIWADPNRVDPFLNENSTPPPACPSIVNSKALGLPVSKL, encoded by the exons ATGGCTAGACCATTGCAAGTTGAAGTGTACAATCCTAATGGGAAATACAGAGTTGTTAGCACCAAATCTATGCCTGGAACTCGTTGGATTAAGCTCTTGGTTGATCAAGATTGCCGTCTTGAA ATATGCACAGAGAAGAAAACCATACTATCTGTTGAAGACATCATTTCTCTGATTGGGAATAAGTGTGATGGAGTTATTGGACAG TTGACTGAGGATTGGGGGGAGAAATTGTTTAGTGCATTGAGCAGAGCTGGAGGGACTGCCTTCAGCAACATGGCTGTCGGATACAACAACGTTGACGTTGATGCTGCCAATAAATATGGCGTTGCTGTCGGAAACACACCG GGAGTGCTGACAGAGACTACAGCAGAGCTAGCAGCTTCACTCTCTTTGGCTGCAGCTAGAAGAATTGTGGAAGCTGATGAATTCATGAGGGGTGGCTTGTATGATGGATGGCTTCCCCATCT CTTTGTTGGGAACTTACTAAAAGGACAAACTGTTGGAGTGATTGGAGCCGGTCGGATTGGATCAGCCTATGCAAGAATGATG GTTGAAGGGTTCAAGATGAACTTGATCTACTTCGATCTCTACCAGTCCACTCGTCTGGAGAAGTTTGTTACCGCCTACGGGCAGTTCCTCAAGGCCAACGGGGAGCAGCCCGTGACGTGGAGACGGGCGTCTAGCATGGATGAGGTTCTCCGTGAGGCGGATGTG ATAAGTCTGCACCCGGTGCTGGATAAGACGACGTATCATCTGGTGAATAAGGAGAGGCTGGggaagatgaagaaggaaGCCATCCTTATCAACTGCAGCAGGGGACCTGTGATTGATGAGGCTGCTCTAGTGGACCACTTGAGACAAAACCCCATGTTTCGAGTTGGTCTCGATGTGTTTGAGGAAGAGCCATATATGAAGCCGGGGCTAGCCGAGATGAAGAATGCTATTGTGGTGCCTCACATAGCCTCAGCCTCAAAG TGGACTCGTGAAGGAATGGCGACATTGGCTGCGCTCAATGTCCTG gggaaaataaagaattatcCGATCTGGGCTGATCCGAACCGCGTGGATCCGTTCCTTAACGAGAACTCTACACCACCACCAGCATGCCCCAGCATCGTTAACTCTAAAGCTTTAG GCTTGCCGGTTTCAAAGCTGTGA
- the LOC125193038 gene encoding uncharacterized protein LOC125193038 isoform X2, protein MRGSTSWRWLIKKRHFLFDGGLCGAKMNQLPFMGVVCTVMLFVIYRTTNYQYQQTEMESKLQPFYTSKETPVDTTRLNSLPHGIIEARSDLELKPLWTTSSHKSQRRESNNLLAMPVGIKQKKNVCTIVEKFLPENFTIVLFHYDGNMDGWSDLEWSKEAVHIVAHNQTKWWFAKRFLHPAVVSIYDYIFLWDEDLGVKNFHPGRYLQIVKSEGLEISQPALDPNSTGIHHRITIRNRMKIFHKRVYDVRGSTKCSDDSEGPPCTGFVEGMAPVFSRSAWHCAWHLIQNDLVHGWGMDMKLGYCAQGDRTQKVGVVDSEYIVHQSIQTLGGQSAKKVKNREETVKRHSVDVRSEIRRQSTVELQKFKERWERAVKEDKRWVDPFPPSLMRKLRRNRKRGYSKV, encoded by the exons ATGAGAGGATCGACATCATGGAGGTGGCTAATCAAGAAAAGACATTTCTTATTTGATGGG GGATTATGTGGGGCAAAGATGAATCAGCTGCCGTTTATGGGAGTTGTCTGTACAGTTATGTTATTCGTCATATACAGGACTACAAATTACCAGTACCAACAGACAGAG ATGGAATCAAAATTGCAACCTTTCTACACATCAAAG GAGACACCTGTAGATACTACAAGATTGAATAGTCTGCCTCATGGTATCATTGAAGCAAGGTCCGACCTGGAGTTAAAGCCTTTATGGACAACAAGCAGTCATAAGTCGCAG AGAAGGGAATCTAACAATTTGCTAGCAATGCCTGTTGGAATTAAACAAAAGAAGAATGTCTGCACTATTGttgaaaag TTTCTTCCAGAGAATTTTACCATTGTTCTGTTCCACTATGATGGAAACATGGATGGTTGGTCGGACCTGGAATGGAGTAAGGAAGCTGTACATATAGTTGCTcacaatcaaacaaaatg GTGGTTTGCCAAGCGCTTCTTACATCCTGCTGTTGTGTCTATCTATGATTATATATTCCTATGGGATGAAGAtttaggagtaaaaaatttCCACCCTGGAAG GTATCTGCAAATTGTAAAATCAGAAGGACTTGAAATATCTCAGCCGGCTTTGGATCCAAATTCTACTGGCATACATCATAGGATCACTATAAGaaatagaatgaaaatatttcataa AAGAGTCTATGATGTCCGAGGTAGCACGAAGTGTTCAGATGATAGTGAGGGACCGCCGTGCACTGG aTTTGTGGAAGGAATGGCTCCTGTGTTTTCAAGATCAGCTTGGCATTGTGCCTGGCATTTGATACAG AATGATCTTGTTCATGGATGGGGAATGGATATGAAACTTGGCTATTGCGCACAG GGTGATCGTACCCAAAAGGTGGGAGTAGTTGATAGTGAGTACATAGTTCATCAGAGTATACAAACTTTGGGTGGGCAGTCTGCGAAAAAG GTCAAGAATCGCGAAGAGACAGTTAAG AGGCATTCAGTTGACGTTAGATCAGAG ATTAGGAGGCAATCAACAGTAGAGCTTCAAAAATTCAAGGAGAGATGGGAACGAGCTGTGAAGGAGGACAAGAGGTGGGTCGATCCGTTCCCTCCAAGCCTAATGCGGAAGCTTAGGCGTAACCGTAAGCGTGGCTATTCTAAGGTTTAA
- the LOC125193038 gene encoding uncharacterized protein LOC125193038 isoform X1 yields the protein MRGSTSWRWLIKKRHFLFDGVNGLGLCGAKMNQLPFMGVVCTVMLFVIYRTTNYQYQQTEMESKLQPFYTSKETPVDTTRLNSLPHGIIEARSDLELKPLWTTSSHKSQRRESNNLLAMPVGIKQKKNVCTIVEKFLPENFTIVLFHYDGNMDGWSDLEWSKEAVHIVAHNQTKWWFAKRFLHPAVVSIYDYIFLWDEDLGVKNFHPGRYLQIVKSEGLEISQPALDPNSTGIHHRITIRNRMKIFHKRVYDVRGSTKCSDDSEGPPCTGFVEGMAPVFSRSAWHCAWHLIQNDLVHGWGMDMKLGYCAQGDRTQKVGVVDSEYIVHQSIQTLGGQSAKKVKNREETVKRHSVDVRSEIRRQSTVELQKFKERWERAVKEDKRWVDPFPPSLMRKLRRNRKRGYSKV from the exons ATGAGAGGATCGACATCATGGAGGTGGCTAATCAAGAAAAGACATTTCTTATTTGATGGGGTAAATGGTTTG GGATTATGTGGGGCAAAGATGAATCAGCTGCCGTTTATGGGAGTTGTCTGTACAGTTATGTTATTCGTCATATACAGGACTACAAATTACCAGTACCAACAGACAGAG ATGGAATCAAAATTGCAACCTTTCTACACATCAAAG GAGACACCTGTAGATACTACAAGATTGAATAGTCTGCCTCATGGTATCATTGAAGCAAGGTCCGACCTGGAGTTAAAGCCTTTATGGACAACAAGCAGTCATAAGTCGCAG AGAAGGGAATCTAACAATTTGCTAGCAATGCCTGTTGGAATTAAACAAAAGAAGAATGTCTGCACTATTGttgaaaag TTTCTTCCAGAGAATTTTACCATTGTTCTGTTCCACTATGATGGAAACATGGATGGTTGGTCGGACCTGGAATGGAGTAAGGAAGCTGTACATATAGTTGCTcacaatcaaacaaaatg GTGGTTTGCCAAGCGCTTCTTACATCCTGCTGTTGTGTCTATCTATGATTATATATTCCTATGGGATGAAGAtttaggagtaaaaaatttCCACCCTGGAAG GTATCTGCAAATTGTAAAATCAGAAGGACTTGAAATATCTCAGCCGGCTTTGGATCCAAATTCTACTGGCATACATCATAGGATCACTATAAGaaatagaatgaaaatatttcataa AAGAGTCTATGATGTCCGAGGTAGCACGAAGTGTTCAGATGATAGTGAGGGACCGCCGTGCACTGG aTTTGTGGAAGGAATGGCTCCTGTGTTTTCAAGATCAGCTTGGCATTGTGCCTGGCATTTGATACAG AATGATCTTGTTCATGGATGGGGAATGGATATGAAACTTGGCTATTGCGCACAG GGTGATCGTACCCAAAAGGTGGGAGTAGTTGATAGTGAGTACATAGTTCATCAGAGTATACAAACTTTGGGTGGGCAGTCTGCGAAAAAG GTCAAGAATCGCGAAGAGACAGTTAAG AGGCATTCAGTTGACGTTAGATCAGAG ATTAGGAGGCAATCAACAGTAGAGCTTCAAAAATTCAAGGAGAGATGGGAACGAGCTGTGAAGGAGGACAAGAGGTGGGTCGATCCGTTCCCTCCAAGCCTAATGCGGAAGCTTAGGCGTAACCGTAAGCGTGGCTATTCTAAGGTTTAA